The nucleotide sequence ATAAGGAAAACTATTGCTGAGAGAATGTATAAAAGCATAAGTGAAATTCCCCATTTTACTCTTTATGTTGAAATTGATATAAGTAATCTAGAGAGTTTAAAAGATAAGTTAAATAAAGAAATAGAGGGAAAAAAGATTTCATATACTGATTTAATAGTTAAAGCAACAGCACTATCATTAGAGAAATACCCAATTTTAAATTCTACTCTAAAGGATGATAAAGTAATTATTTTTAAAGATATTAATGTTGGTCTTGCTACTTCTATGGAAGATGGTTTAATTGTTCCAGTAATCTTTAATGCAAATAAATTATCATTAGAGGAAATTGCTGATAAAAGGGTTGATCTTGTAAATCGTGCAGGGGAAAATAAACTTGAACTCGATGACGTATCAGGTTCAACATTTACTATTACAAATTTAGGGATGTTTGAAATAGATTATTTTTCTCCTATAATAAATTTTCCTGAAGCAGGTATATTATCAGTTGGAGCAATAACAAAAAAACCAATTGTAGATAAAGAGGGAAAGATTACAGCAGAACCAATGATGAAATTGGGATTAACTTTGGATCACAGGGTATTAGATGGTGTGACAGGAGCAAAATTTCTACAATAT is from Actinomycetota bacterium and encodes:
- a CDS encoding 2-oxo acid dehydrogenase subunit E2, with translation IRKTIAERMYKSISEIPHFTLYVEIDISNLESLKDKLNKEIEGKKISYTDLIVKATALSLEKYPILNSTLKDDKVIIFKDINVGLATSMEDGLIVPVIFNANKLSLEEIADKRVDLVNRAGENKLELDDVSGSTFTITNLGMFEIDYFSPIINFPEAGILSVGAITKKPIVDKEGKITAEPMMKLGLTLDHRVLDGVTGAKFLQYLRKILQEPNKLV